In one Chitinophaga sancti genomic region, the following are encoded:
- the ispG gene encoding (E)-4-hydroxy-3-methylbut-2-enyl-diphosphate synthase: MQLYCNSLTEYKRLATLEVKVGDLLIGNFNPVRIQTMTTTDTMNTQATVEQAIRCIEAGSELVRITAPSKKEAENLLPIKNELRKRGYHTPLVADIHFTPNAAEVAARIVEKVRINPGNFVDKKKFETINYTDNEYMAETDRIRKQFTPLVNICKEYGTAMRIGTNHGSLSDRIMSRYGDTPMGMVESAMEFLRIAEDLSYRNIILSMKASNPQVMVQAYRLLIQTMQEELGHCYPLHLGVTEAGDGEDGRIKSAVGIGTLLEDGIGDTIRVSLTEDPEFELPVCRDLVKRYTSRQHHTPIPPVEQVPYSPFNYKRRESIAFNNVGGKQVPVVVADLAAVHTIKPADLQGIGYHYDEATDKWNIADAAADYLFCHELLSFALPGTLKVIVPNTIWETAEDKEKYMPLFSSEEFMQAKNTSAILNFVDINTGVALTEELLLQLNNGQPVVLCLHSSNQHAMPEVRRAFMTLMQQNVQLPCILRCIAADHTNDEHLIHYATETGALLLDGLGDGLWLVKTDSAAATVDRTLLNNVAFGILQATRTRISKTEYISCPSCGRTLFDLQETTARIRAVTNHLKGVKIAIMGCIVNGPGEMADADFGYVGSGVGKITLYRGKEVVKRGLNSDVAVDELINLIRENGMWVDTNN, translated from the coding sequence ATGCAGTTATATTGTAATTCACTGACGGAGTATAAAAGGTTAGCTACGCTGGAAGTTAAGGTAGGAGATTTATTGATAGGGAATTTTAACCCTGTGCGTATCCAAACCATGACGACTACAGATACAATGAATACCCAGGCTACTGTAGAGCAGGCCATCCGTTGTATCGAAGCGGGCTCCGAACTGGTGCGTATCACTGCACCCAGCAAAAAAGAAGCAGAAAACCTGCTGCCCATCAAAAACGAACTGCGTAAAAGAGGCTATCATACCCCCCTTGTGGCCGATATTCACTTCACCCCCAATGCTGCTGAAGTAGCAGCCCGCATCGTGGAAAAAGTGCGTATCAACCCCGGCAACTTCGTAGATAAAAAGAAATTTGAGACCATCAACTATACAGACAATGAATACATGGCTGAAACAGACCGTATTCGCAAACAATTCACCCCACTGGTGAATATCTGTAAAGAATATGGTACTGCTATGCGCATTGGTACCAACCATGGCTCCCTCAGTGATCGTATCATGAGCCGCTATGGAGATACCCCCATGGGTATGGTGGAAAGCGCGATGGAATTTCTCCGTATCGCTGAAGATCTCAGCTACCGTAATATCATACTGAGCATGAAAGCCAGTAACCCGCAGGTAATGGTGCAGGCTTACCGCCTGCTCATCCAGACCATGCAGGAAGAACTGGGTCATTGCTATCCATTGCACCTCGGTGTTACAGAAGCCGGCGATGGTGAAGATGGTCGTATCAAGTCGGCTGTTGGTATCGGCACTCTCCTGGAAGATGGAATTGGCGATACCATCCGCGTCTCCCTCACAGAAGATCCGGAATTCGAACTGCCAGTATGCCGTGACCTGGTAAAGCGCTATACCTCCCGCCAGCACCACACCCCGATTCCCCCCGTTGAGCAGGTACCTTACTCTCCTTTCAATTACAAACGCCGTGAATCTATCGCCTTTAATAATGTAGGTGGTAAACAGGTTCCCGTGGTTGTAGCTGACCTGGCTGCTGTTCATACTATCAAACCTGCCGACCTGCAGGGTATCGGTTATCATTACGATGAAGCCACAGACAAATGGAATATTGCCGATGCTGCAGCAGACTACCTGTTCTGTCATGAGCTGCTTTCCTTTGCATTACCTGGCACATTGAAAGTGATCGTTCCCAACACCATTTGGGAAACCGCCGAAGACAAGGAAAAATACATGCCGCTCTTCTCTTCCGAAGAGTTTATGCAGGCTAAAAATACTTCTGCAATACTGAACTTTGTAGACATCAATACCGGTGTTGCACTGACGGAAGAACTGCTGCTGCAACTGAACAATGGTCAACCAGTAGTACTCTGCCTCCATTCTTCTAACCAGCATGCAATGCCGGAAGTACGCAGGGCATTCATGACACTGATGCAGCAAAATGTACAACTACCATGTATACTTCGTTGCATCGCTGCAGATCATACCAACGATGAACACCTGATCCACTATGCTACTGAAACCGGCGCTTTGCTGCTGGATGGATTGGGCGATGGCTTATGGCTGGTGAAAACAGATTCCGCCGCAGCCACAGTAGATCGCACACTGCTGAACAATGTAGCCTTCGGTATCCTGCAGGCTACACGTACCCGTATTTCTAAAACCGAATATATCTCCTGCCCCTCCTGTGGTCGTACCTTATTTGACCTGCAGGAAACTACTGCACGAATCAGGGCGGTAACCAATCACCTCAAAGGAGTTAAAATCGCTATCATGGGTTGCATCGTAAATGGACCCGGCGAAATGGCTGACGCAGACTTTGGCTACGTAGGCAGCGGCGTTGGTAAAATCACACTTTATAGAGGTAAAGAAGTGGTAAAACGCGGATTGAACAGTGACGTAGCTGTAGATGAACTGATTAACCTGATCAGGGAAAACGGCATGTGGGTAGATACAAATAATTAA
- a CDS encoding tetratricopeptide repeat protein codes for MRKNNLTYHLLLTGMFLCICSYSFAQNGNKYIRKGNDLYSKKQYTDAEANYKKALEVNQASVEGRYNLGNSMYEQKRYDDARAQYLNSFKMAPNKTQKADASYNIGNTFMEGKKWEESIKAYKEALKMNPSDEQARYNLAYAQAMLKKQQGGGGGNDNKDQQNKDKNKDKKDQQNKDNKDNQDKKDPNKDQQNKDNKDQNKNNKNQQNKDKQDQKDQQDDKPQPQPSKLDKQEAERYLQALGQEEKKLQDKMKKAKGQVVPVDKDW; via the coding sequence ATGAGAAAGAATAACCTGACATATCACCTGTTGCTCACTGGCATGTTCCTCTGCATTTGTAGCTATTCCTTCGCACAGAACGGTAATAAATACATCCGCAAAGGCAATGACCTGTACTCCAAAAAGCAATACACCGATGCTGAAGCCAACTATAAGAAAGCACTGGAAGTAAACCAGGCATCCGTAGAAGGAAGGTATAACCTGGGTAACTCCATGTACGAGCAAAAACGCTACGACGATGCCCGTGCACAATACCTGAACAGCTTCAAGATGGCACCTAACAAAACGCAGAAAGCAGATGCCAGCTACAACATCGGGAATACATTCATGGAAGGAAAGAAGTGGGAAGAAAGCATAAAGGCTTACAAAGAAGCCCTAAAGATGAATCCATCCGATGAACAGGCGCGTTATAACCTTGCCTATGCACAGGCCATGCTGAAAAAACAGCAGGGCGGCGGCGGCGGAAACGATAACAAAGACCAGCAGAACAAGGATAAAAACAAAGACAAAAAAGACCAGCAGAACAAAGACAATAAGGATAACCAGGATAAAAAAGATCCAAACAAAGATCAACAGAATAAAGACAACAAAGACCAGAATAAAAATAATAAGAACCAGCAGAACAAAGACAAACAAGACCAGAAAGATCAGCAGGACGATAAGCCGCAACCGCAACCCAGCAAACTGGACAAGCAGGAAGCAGAGCGATACCTGCAGGCTTTAGGTCAGGAAGAAAAGAAACTGCAGGACAAAATGAAGAAGGCCAAAGGACAAGTCGTTCCTGTTGATAAGGATTGGTGA
- a CDS encoding VWA domain-containing protein: MMLRFQHSEYLWALALLLVLQLAFISISWWKRSSIRKLGDPVLVEKLFTGYSRRRFAFRFLLIFLAFFFGVLGLANIQKGSRMEKITRKGVDVVIALDVSKSMLAGDVKPDRLTRAKQLISKLVDKLDNDRVGLVVFAGNAYLQMPLTIDYSAAKMYLSTVSPDMIPTQGTAIGQAIQVSDDAFNKKERKHKSLIIISDGEDHDEAAISKANAAFDAGVVINTIGIGSPAGSPLPDPETGSYKKDRDGNTVISKLNEEELKRIAAAGKGIYEHLDNNTEEVVNSLVHKIDSMEQKEFGENIFTDYNSYFQYFLVISLILLVAEFFIPEIKRSTRANVVTATEKP, translated from the coding sequence ATGATGTTACGTTTTCAGCATAGCGAATATTTATGGGCCTTAGCACTGCTGCTGGTATTGCAACTGGCATTTATCAGCATCTCCTGGTGGAAGCGCAGCTCAATTCGCAAATTGGGTGACCCGGTACTGGTTGAAAAATTATTCACCGGCTACTCCCGCCGGCGTTTTGCATTCCGCTTCCTGCTCATTTTCCTGGCTTTCTTCTTTGGCGTTCTCGGATTAGCCAATATCCAGAAAGGTAGCCGTATGGAAAAAATAACCCGTAAAGGGGTAGATGTAGTCATTGCCCTCGACGTAAGTAAGAGTATGCTGGCCGGCGATGTAAAACCCGACCGCCTTACCCGCGCCAAACAATTAATTTCCAAACTGGTTGACAAACTGGATAATGACCGCGTGGGCCTGGTTGTATTTGCTGGTAATGCCTACCTGCAAATGCCACTGACCATCGATTACTCAGCCGCCAAAATGTACCTGAGCACCGTAAGCCCGGACATGATCCCTACCCAGGGTACCGCTATCGGCCAGGCCATCCAGGTAAGTGACGATGCCTTCAATAAAAAGGAACGTAAACACAAATCCCTCATCATTATCTCTGACGGTGAGGATCATGACGAAGCTGCTATTTCCAAAGCCAACGCCGCTTTCGATGCAGGAGTGGTGATCAATACCATTGGTATCGGTTCTCCTGCCGGATCTCCACTGCCAGATCCTGAAACCGGGTCCTATAAAAAGGATAGAGATGGTAACACCGTTATCTCTAAACTGAATGAGGAAGAATTGAAACGTATCGCAGCTGCCGGCAAAGGCATCTACGAACACCTGGATAATAATACAGAAGAGGTAGTAAACTCACTGGTTCATAAAATTGACAGTATGGAACAGAAAGAGTTTGGAGAGAATATATTTACAGACTACAACAGTTATTTCCAATATTTTCTCGTTATTAGCCTGATACTGCTGGTTGCTGAGTTCTTTATTCCGGAAATCAAGCGCAGCACCCGCGCCAATGTTGTCACTGCCACAGAAAAACCATGA
- the blaOXA gene encoding class D beta-lactamase, whose translation MMKQTGWLLLLMAILVNACAPNNVHVQKEWEKYFTDNKVEGTFMLFDNGQGSFKVYNIDRAKERFLPASTFKIFNSLVGLETGVIKDTNTVIPWNGVHHEGADSVWDRDLNMQQAFRLSSVPYFQEVARRITKPVMQHWLDTIKYGNMKISRIDTFWLDNSLRISPDEQLGFVKKLYFDELPFHKLTMQWVRAVMEIEKTPKYEIRYKTGWGQEGKKQIGWIVGWIEENGHPAFFVLNIETDNPNIEMDKVRMNITKSILQDAGYMEGHK comes from the coding sequence ATGATGAAACAAACCGGTTGGCTGCTATTGCTGATGGCGATCCTGGTGAATGCCTGCGCACCCAATAATGTACACGTTCAGAAAGAATGGGAAAAGTATTTTACCGACAATAAGGTAGAAGGCACCTTTATGTTGTTTGACAACGGGCAGGGCTCTTTTAAAGTGTATAATATTGACCGCGCAAAAGAACGCTTCCTGCCAGCTTCCACCTTCAAGATATTCAATTCCCTGGTAGGCCTGGAAACCGGTGTGATCAAGGATACCAATACCGTTATTCCCTGGAATGGCGTACACCACGAGGGCGCCGATTCTGTATGGGATCGTGACCTGAATATGCAACAGGCCTTCCGCTTATCTTCAGTACCCTATTTCCAGGAGGTTGCCCGCCGCATTACCAAACCCGTGATGCAACATTGGCTCGACACCATCAAATATGGTAATATGAAGATCAGCCGTATCGATACCTTTTGGCTGGACAATAGCCTTCGTATCTCTCCCGACGAGCAACTTGGTTTCGTAAAGAAACTGTATTTCGATGAGTTGCCTTTCCATAAACTGACCATGCAATGGGTACGTGCCGTGATGGAAATAGAAAAAACTCCTAAATACGAAATACGTTACAAAACCGGCTGGGGCCAGGAAGGGAAAAAACAAATTGGCTGGATAGTAGGTTGGATTGAAGAAAACGGGCACCCGGCCTTCTTTGTACTCAATATAGAAACCGATAATCCCAACATAGAAATGGATAAGGTGAGAATGAATATCACAAAAAGCATTCTCCAGGATGCGGGTTATATGGAAGGACATAAATAA